A genomic stretch from Streptomyces sp. QL37 includes:
- a CDS encoding ROK family transcriptional regulator, whose translation MNLQYRVLSLLRDNGPLSRAQLADRLEVPRPRLLGELDRMVSAGRVREAGPAASRGGRRSTLVQLDPGVRFAAVDLGASSIDIEITDGALAPVASCSEPADIRSGPVAVLGRVSELLRALADQGHWTRLDAIGIGLPGPVSFREGVPVSPPIMVGWNRFPVRDTLARAHGCPVVVDNDVNVMSLGEQHSGVARTVDHLLFVKIGSGIGSGMQHHGRIYRGAEGCAGDIGHVQVEAEADGPVCSCGNTGCLEAYFGGVALSRDATEAARSGRSPALAERLAERGVLTAVDVGECADGGDSTSVGLIRAGGHRVGQVLATLVSFMNPSMIVIGGGLTGLGYPLLAEIRSVVYKRSLPLATGNLPIVMSGLGPRAGVVGAALLASELAFGEASVAGDDRGAEAAG comes from the coding sequence GTGAACCTTCAGTACCGCGTGTTGAGCCTATTGCGTGACAACGGACCGCTGTCACGCGCCCAACTCGCGGACCGGCTGGAGGTTCCGCGCCCGCGGCTGCTCGGTGAACTCGACCGCATGGTCTCGGCCGGGCGGGTCCGTGAGGCGGGCCCGGCCGCGTCGCGCGGCGGGCGGCGCTCCACCCTCGTCCAGCTCGACCCGGGGGTGCGGTTCGCCGCCGTCGACCTGGGGGCCAGCTCCATCGACATCGAGATCACCGACGGCGCGCTGGCACCGGTGGCCTCCTGCTCCGAGCCGGCGGACATCCGTTCCGGGCCGGTCGCCGTGCTCGGGCGCGTCAGCGAACTCCTGCGCGCGCTGGCCGACCAGGGACACTGGACCCGACTCGACGCGATCGGCATCGGACTGCCGGGGCCGGTCAGCTTCCGCGAGGGCGTGCCCGTCTCACCGCCGATCATGGTGGGCTGGAACCGCTTTCCGGTACGCGACACCCTCGCCCGTGCGCACGGCTGTCCCGTCGTGGTCGACAACGACGTCAACGTGATGTCCCTCGGGGAGCAGCACAGCGGGGTCGCGAGGACCGTCGACCACCTGCTCTTCGTGAAGATCGGCAGTGGTATCGGCTCCGGCATGCAGCACCACGGCCGCATCTACCGGGGCGCGGAGGGGTGTGCCGGCGACATCGGGCACGTCCAGGTCGAGGCCGAGGCCGACGGGCCCGTCTGCTCCTGCGGGAACACCGGCTGCCTGGAGGCGTACTTCGGCGGGGTGGCGCTGTCCAGGGACGCCACGGAGGCCGCGAGATCGGGTCGTTCACCCGCCCTTGCCGAGCGGCTCGCCGAGCGGGGGGTCCTGACCGCCGTGGACGTCGGTGAGTGCGCGGACGGCGGCGACAGCACGAGCGTCGGCCTGATCCGGGCCGGCGGCCACCGGGTGGGTCAGGTCCTCGCCACTCTGGTCAGCTTCATGAACCCGTCGATGATCGTGATCGGCGGAGGACTGACCGGGCTCGGCTACCCCCTGCTCGCCGAGATCCGCAGCGTCGTGTACAAACGCTCGCTTCCCCTCGCCACCGGAAACCTGCCGATCGTCATGTCCGGACTCGGCCCCCGCGCGGGGGTGGTCGGGGCCGCTCTCCTGGCGAGCGAGCTCGCCTTCGGCGAGGCGTCCGTGGCCGGGGACGACCGAGGGGCCGAGGCTGCCGGATAG
- a CDS encoding TIGR03619 family F420-dependent LLM class oxidoreductase, whose translation MSQSTRMRLGVALPTFGPDAEPEGIIEVSRTAEDMGYDSLWTGDRVLAPPVPSVPYPGRDGVMPRTYENHLDPLVALTFAAAHTSRVRLGTSTLNGLWQPPIMLARSLTTLDLVSRGRLDVGLGLGWMPEEYEAVDVPWKGRGSRLDETLDVLEGYWAGGPFAHHGTLFTVPETEVGLRPHQRPGPPVLLAAFTPRGFARIGHRLDGWLPGAAPLTHLMDMWGVIVREAEKAERDPATLRMALRVNLELTDSEAESEQVPRRGTLQQYVDYARAAAEHGVHELFVDFGQTPVTLDERVDLAGRFLTGLRAG comes from the coding sequence ATGTCACAGAGCACGCGTATGCGATTGGGCGTCGCCCTTCCGACATTCGGTCCGGACGCGGAGCCGGAAGGCATCATCGAAGTCAGCCGCACCGCGGAGGACATGGGCTACGACTCCCTGTGGACGGGGGACCGCGTTCTCGCCCCGCCCGTGCCGAGCGTGCCCTACCCGGGCCGCGACGGCGTGATGCCGCGCACCTACGAGAACCACCTGGACCCCCTCGTGGCCCTGACGTTCGCCGCGGCCCACACGAGCAGGGTCCGTCTCGGGACCAGCACGCTGAACGGCCTCTGGCAGCCGCCGATCATGCTCGCCCGGTCACTGACCACGCTCGACCTGGTCAGCCGGGGGCGTCTCGACGTCGGCCTCGGGCTCGGCTGGATGCCCGAGGAGTACGAGGCGGTCGACGTGCCGTGGAAAGGCAGGGGCTCAAGGCTGGACGAGACGCTCGACGTCCTGGAGGGGTACTGGGCCGGCGGTCCCTTCGCCCATCACGGGACGCTGTTCACCGTGCCGGAGACGGAGGTGGGGCTGAGGCCGCATCAGCGGCCCGGGCCTCCCGTGCTCCTGGCCGCGTTCACGCCCCGGGGCTTCGCCCGCATCGGGCACCGGCTCGACGGCTGGCTGCCCGGCGCCGCGCCGCTGACACACCTCATGGACATGTGGGGCGTCATCGTGAGGGAAGCCGAGAAAGCGGAAAGGGACCCGGCCACTCTGCGTATGGCGCTGCGCGTGAACCTCGAACTGACCGACAGCGAAGCGGAGTCGGAGCAGGTGCCACGGCGGGGGACGCTCCAGCAGTACGTCGACTACGCCCGGGCCGCAGCCGAGCACGGTGTACACGAACTCTTCGTGGACTTCGGCCAGACGCCCGTCACGCTCGACGAACGAGTCGACCTGGCCGGCCGTTTCCTCACCGGGTTGCGTGCGGGGTGA
- a CDS encoding aldehyde dehydrogenase — translation MITYDKLFIAGSWTDPSGPGLREIRSPHDRTVIGRAAQALPADVDRAVAAARAAFDSGVWQGVEPAERIAVLREFNALREADAERIAALISAENGSAAWFTLAGQPGLTRQANAYLKAAEEFGWEETVEPSDPASTVRSVVRREAVGVVAAVIPWNSPFSAATAKIIPALLAGNSVVLKVSPENSLSMGLLADLLAQVGLPEGVSSVLPADRETSEYLVSHPGVDKIAFTGSTRAGRRIASIAGEQLKRVSLELGGKSAAVILPDADVTRAVQGLKFGSLLNNGESCIAQTRILVPRSRHEEFVAALKELVESLKVGDPEDPDTFIGPMIRRDQQQRVRDYIALGIEEGARLVTGGPQVPEGLEEGNYVTPTLFADVDNSMRIAREEIFGPVLVVIAYDDEDDAVRIANDSEYGLSGGVWSSDEARALAVARRIRTGTVTVNGASVGFDGPFGGFKASGIGREYGAAGLSQYVECKTITV, via the coding sequence ATGATCACCTATGACAAGCTCTTCATCGCTGGTTCCTGGACGGACCCGAGTGGACCGGGGCTGAGGGAGATCCGCTCCCCGCACGACCGGACCGTGATCGGCCGTGCGGCGCAGGCGCTGCCGGCCGATGTGGACCGTGCGGTGGCCGCGGCGCGCGCAGCCTTCGACTCGGGGGTGTGGCAAGGGGTGGAGCCGGCCGAACGGATCGCCGTACTACGCGAGTTCAACGCCCTGCGCGAAGCGGACGCGGAGAGGATCGCCGCGCTGATCTCGGCGGAGAACGGTTCCGCGGCGTGGTTTACGCTGGCCGGTCAGCCGGGCCTCACGCGGCAGGCGAACGCGTACCTGAAGGCGGCTGAGGAGTTCGGGTGGGAGGAGACCGTCGAGCCCTCCGACCCGGCTTCGACGGTGCGCAGCGTGGTGCGCCGGGAGGCGGTGGGTGTGGTGGCCGCCGTGATTCCGTGGAACTCACCGTTCTCGGCGGCGACGGCGAAGATCATTCCGGCACTGCTGGCGGGAAACTCGGTCGTGCTGAAGGTGTCGCCGGAGAACTCGTTGAGCATGGGGTTGCTGGCAGACCTGCTGGCTCAGGTCGGTCTGCCGGAGGGTGTGAGCAGCGTCCTGCCGGCGGACAGGGAGACCAGTGAGTACCTGGTGTCACACCCGGGCGTCGACAAGATCGCGTTCACCGGATCGACGCGGGCCGGACGCCGGATCGCCTCGATCGCGGGTGAACAGCTGAAGCGTGTCAGCCTGGAGCTGGGCGGCAAGTCGGCGGCGGTCATCCTTCCGGACGCCGATGTGACCCGGGCCGTGCAAGGGCTGAAGTTCGGCTCACTCCTCAACAACGGCGAGTCCTGCATCGCCCAGACCCGCATCCTCGTACCCCGCTCCCGTCATGAGGAGTTCGTGGCCGCGCTGAAGGAGCTCGTGGAGTCCCTGAAGGTGGGCGACCCCGAGGACCCGGACACCTTCATCGGCCCGATGATCCGCCGGGACCAGCAGCAGCGGGTGCGCGATTACATCGCACTGGGTATCGAGGAAGGCGCCCGCCTGGTGACCGGCGGCCCGCAGGTCCCCGAGGGCCTCGAAGAGGGCAACTACGTCACCCCGACGCTGTTCGCCGACGTCGACAACTCCATGCGCATCGCGCGGGAGGAGATCTTCGGCCCCGTCCTGGTCGTCATCGCCTACGACGACGAGGACGACGCCGTACGCATCGCCAACGACTCCGAGTACGGCCTCTCCGGCGGCGTGTGGTCCTCCGACGAGGCCCGCGCGCTCGCTGTGGCGCGTCGGATCCGGACCGGGACCGTGACCGTCAACGGGGCTTCCGTCGGCTTCGACGGCCCGTTCGGAGGTTTCAAGGCCAGCGGCATCGGCCGCGAGTACGGGGCTGCCGGCCTCTCCCAGTACGTCGAGTGCAAGACCATCACGGTCTGA
- a CDS encoding TetR family transcriptional regulator — translation MLAADPGASIASIAAEAGVDRRTVYRRFASREELLAAVYASRLEAVEQAIEDARLREAPVAVALHRYVENIIAVNRTWPVDLARMLADDEVRARRDASVREVDSFLRRATDEGLLRSDAPAGWAGVLLPQLMHLASRQMPDLSAARAADLVVDTLLRGLGRS, via the coding sequence ATGCTGGCCGCCGATCCGGGCGCCAGTATCGCGAGCATCGCCGCCGAGGCCGGGGTGGACCGGCGCACGGTCTACCGGCGGTTCGCCTCCCGCGAGGAACTCCTCGCGGCCGTCTACGCGTCCCGGCTGGAGGCCGTCGAGCAGGCCATCGAGGACGCACGACTGCGGGAGGCCCCGGTAGCGGTGGCTCTGCACCGGTACGTCGAGAACATCATCGCCGTGAACCGGACCTGGCCCGTGGACCTGGCCCGTATGCTCGCCGACGACGAGGTCCGCGCCCGGAGGGACGCCTCGGTCCGTGAGGTCGACTCATTCCTCCGACGCGCCACCGACGAGGGCCTGCTCCGCTCCGACGCGCCGGCGGGATGGGCCGGTGTCCTGCTGCCGCAGCTCATGCACCTCGCGTCGCGGCAGATGCCGGACCTGTCGGCCGCCCGGGCGGCCGACCTCGTCGTCGACACGCTGTTGCGAGGGCTGGGAAGGTCCTGA
- a CDS encoding PP2C family protein-serine/threonine phosphatase, whose protein sequence is MDGRDLELGELLAAAESAPPGESVGVVAHDLRKRFGAESVSFLFVDLLGERLLRLTAPVEGDMADVPERIGLRGSIYDTVLRSQRQHVGPDGQGGRRVISPVSNRGDCIGVLEVTLQYADEVVLGQISDAAHALAYIIVTDRRFTDLYHAGRRTTRTSLAAEIQHQLLPSSSCCEAPQFTLAAGLVPADDIGGDTYDYTLDQDTLHLSITDAMGHDTDSALLATLVTGALRGARRTGCDALHQARRAHEALLSHNRGLATGQLLCVRLETGTCELVNAGHPWPLRLRDGATEAEEVPLAVNLPFGVASPVSYQLQTLQLHPGDRLVLLTDGMQERGAAAVDLASLVGDTRDSHPREAVRTLTTAVLDACRGNLKDDATVLILDWHGTGKSARRGALAAR, encoded by the coding sequence ATGGATGGCAGAGATCTGGAACTTGGCGAGCTTCTGGCCGCCGCGGAGTCCGCGCCGCCCGGGGAGTCCGTCGGCGTGGTCGCGCACGATCTGCGCAAGCGCTTCGGGGCGGAGAGTGTGTCGTTCCTGTTCGTCGACCTCTTGGGGGAGCGGCTGCTACGCCTGACCGCGCCCGTGGAGGGTGACATGGCTGACGTTCCGGAGCGGATCGGTCTGCGGGGCAGCATCTACGACACGGTTCTCCGCAGCCAGCGCCAGCACGTGGGGCCGGACGGCCAGGGCGGACGGCGGGTGATCTCGCCGGTGAGCAATCGGGGCGACTGCATCGGTGTGCTGGAGGTGACACTGCAGTACGCCGACGAGGTCGTGCTCGGACAGATCAGCGACGCGGCCCACGCGCTGGCCTACATCATCGTCACGGACCGCCGCTTCACCGACCTGTACCACGCGGGCCGGCGGACCACCCGGACCAGCCTCGCGGCCGAGATCCAGCATCAGCTGCTCCCGTCGTCCTCGTGCTGCGAGGCACCCCAGTTCACCCTCGCCGCAGGTCTCGTCCCGGCCGACGACATCGGCGGCGACACCTACGACTACACGCTCGACCAGGACACGCTGCACCTCTCCATCACCGACGCCATGGGCCACGACACCGACTCCGCGCTGCTGGCCACACTGGTCACGGGCGCGCTGCGCGGCGCCCGTCGCACGGGCTGCGACGCGCTGCATCAGGCCCGTCGCGCCCACGAGGCCCTGCTGAGCCACAACCGCGGGCTGGCGACCGGACAACTGCTGTGCGTCCGACTCGAGACGGGCACCTGCGAACTGGTCAACGCGGGACACCCCTGGCCCCTTCGTCTGCGGGACGGCGCCACCGAGGCCGAGGAGGTCCCGCTCGCCGTCAACCTGCCGTTCGGCGTCGCATCGCCCGTCTCCTACCAACTCCAGACGCTTCAGTTGCACCCGGGCGACCGGCTGGTGCTGCTCACCGACGGCATGCAGGAACGCGGGGCCGCAGCGGTCGATCTGGCCTCTCTCGTCGGCGACACCCGCGACTCGCATCCCAGGGAGGCCGTCCGCACCCTGACCACAGCGGTGCTGGATGCCTGCCGGGGCAACCTCAAGGACGACGCGACCGTCCTCATACTGGACTGGCACGGAACCGGGAAGTCCGCCCGGCGAGGCGCGCTCGCGGCGCGATGA
- a CDS encoding serine/threonine-protein kinase, translating into MSLRGGDPAEIGGYPLEARLGSGGMGTVFLARTSSGRPVAIKLIHQQFAGDDEFRIRFRQEVAAARRVSGAFTAAVVDAAPEAEQPWMATTYIEGNTLAQHIAAEGPLDGAELRRLAIGLAEALRDIHRVGVVHRDLKPSNVVLSPEGPRVIDFGISRAADQQTLTMTGRVIGTPPFMSPEQLQAPRGVGPRSDVFSLGTLLVYSATGHGPFDADSPYMTAYQVVHEEPSLGAVPAALRAVVESCLDKEPEGRPSADELLVLLRDLPSDLGGTEAPATGASRTRDMITQHHSGAEATPAPAAPAGRAAGGGGAPAGRRLRRGWRPVLAAAVAVAAIGGGVAAMKTGSLGGSGDGKGDGVAAPAAALPDGFEPWRGTVRGGDEGIPDELRCVARGDALFCGGGGVVATRVSAVDGTRAWTAKSPGVPVQGMHMVGATDDTVLGYRFASQDAPQGPPSEVVAIDAETGRELWSVPSGAQSTAITGRTQDAVVAGSDVVTVDASNSRFEARDAHSGEVTWKTPFPAGTRCAPVPAGPRLLAMCSTDAEVDALEVRHPTLRTLDRASGALGAPIAVDGPARPVGVDEGGLVLLQEHREGAALTGYDGVARVDPASRKVTYFRLAKTYGGTPGMAGGTVYMSGQTGLVTALDPATGRKKWSRQTPVEGASGPAAGAGALYFSSATGRVVALSPDDGRILWTTDPQAEGPSGGEGESPRVTVAGRVVVVAAADNTLFAFDARKPPKSG; encoded by the coding sequence GTGTCGCTGCGCGGAGGTGATCCAGCGGAGATCGGCGGCTATCCGCTCGAGGCGCGGCTCGGCTCCGGCGGTATGGGCACGGTCTTCCTGGCCCGTACGAGTTCGGGGCGGCCGGTCGCGATCAAACTGATCCACCAGCAGTTCGCGGGGGACGACGAGTTCCGCATCCGTTTCCGGCAGGAGGTGGCGGCCGCGAGACGGGTGAGCGGCGCGTTCACCGCCGCCGTGGTCGACGCCGCCCCCGAGGCCGAGCAGCCGTGGATGGCGACGACCTACATCGAGGGGAACACCCTCGCCCAGCACATCGCCGCGGAAGGCCCGCTGGACGGTGCGGAGCTGAGGAGGCTGGCCATCGGGCTGGCGGAGGCGCTGCGCGACATCCACCGGGTGGGGGTCGTCCACCGTGACCTGAAGCCCTCGAACGTCGTGCTCTCGCCCGAGGGCCCGCGCGTCATCGACTTCGGCATCTCACGCGCCGCGGACCAGCAGACGCTGACGATGACAGGGCGTGTCATCGGTACGCCGCCCTTCATGTCGCCGGAGCAGCTGCAGGCGCCGCGCGGTGTGGGTCCGCGGTCCGACGTCTTCTCGCTGGGGACCCTGCTGGTGTACTCGGCGACGGGCCACGGCCCCTTCGACGCCGACAGCCCCTACATGACGGCGTATCAGGTGGTGCACGAGGAGCCGTCGCTGGGCGCCGTGCCGGCGGCTCTGCGCGCGGTCGTCGAGTCCTGCCTGGACAAGGAGCCGGAGGGGCGCCCCTCGGCGGACGAACTGCTCGTGCTGCTGCGTGACCTGCCGTCCGACCTCGGTGGGACCGAGGCGCCCGCGACCGGCGCGAGCCGGACCCGCGACATGATCACCCAGCATCACTCCGGGGCGGAGGCCACGCCGGCTCCGGCCGCCCCGGCCGGTCGCGCTGCGGGTGGCGGCGGCGCCCCGGCCGGCCGCCGCCTGCGTCGCGGATGGCGGCCCGTGCTCGCGGCCGCGGTCGCGGTGGCGGCGATCGGCGGGGGAGTCGCCGCCATGAAGACGGGCAGCCTCGGAGGGAGCGGCGACGGCAAGGGCGACGGCGTCGCGGCTCCGGCCGCCGCCCTTCCGGACGGCTTCGAGCCGTGGCGCGGGACCGTGCGGGGTGGTGACGAGGGCATACCCGACGAGCTGCGTTGCGTCGCGCGCGGCGACGCGCTGTTCTGCGGGGGTGGCGGTGTCGTCGCGACCCGTGTCAGTGCCGTGGACGGCACGAGGGCGTGGACGGCGAAGAGTCCGGGCGTTCCCGTCCAGGGCATGCACATGGTGGGCGCCACCGACGACACGGTGCTCGGCTACCGCTTCGCCTCCCAGGACGCCCCCCAGGGCCCTCCCAGCGAGGTGGTGGCCATCGACGCGGAGACCGGCCGGGAGCTGTGGTCCGTGCCGTCCGGGGCCCAGTCGACGGCCATCACGGGCCGGACCCAGGACGCCGTCGTGGCCGGTTCGGACGTCGTGACGGTCGACGCCTCCAACTCCCGCTTCGAGGCCCGGGACGCGCACAGCGGTGAGGTGACCTGGAAGACGCCGTTCCCCGCGGGTACGCGGTGCGCTCCCGTTCCCGCCGGACCGCGGCTCCTCGCGATGTGCTCGACGGACGCCGAGGTGGACGCCCTGGAGGTGCGCCACCCCACCCTGCGGACGCTCGACCGCGCCTCGGGGGCACTGGGCGCGCCCATCGCGGTCGACGGGCCCGCCAGGCCGGTGGGCGTCGACGAGGGCGGTCTCGTACTCCTTCAGGAGCACCGGGAGGGCGCGGCGCTGACCGGGTACGACGGTGTGGCGCGGGTGGACCCGGCCTCGCGGAAGGTCACGTACTTCCGACTGGCCAAGACGTACGGGGGGACGCCCGGCATGGCTGGCGGCACCGTCTACATGAGCGGACAGACGGGCCTCGTCACGGCGCTCGACCCCGCGACCGGACGGAAGAAGTGGTCGCGGCAGACGCCCGTGGAGGGCGCCTCGGGCCCCGCTGCGGGCGCGGGCGCGCTGTATTTCAGCTCGGCCACCGGCCGGGTCGTGGCGCTCTCGCCGGACGACGGCAGAATCCTGTGGACGACGGATCCGCAGGCCGAGGGCCCGTCGGGCGGGGAGGGCGAGAGCCCGCGCGTGACCGTCGCGGGGCGCGTGGTGGTCGTGGCCGCGGCTGACAACACCCTCTTCGCCTTCGACGCGCGGAAGCCGCCGAAGTCGGGCTGA